The segment TCTGGGTGGGTTCATCGGCGTCGTGATCATGGTGGATTGATTTTTATTGATTTACGGGATCGCAGTGGATTGATGCAACTTGTTGTCAACACAGAAAATTCAAAAAAAGTGCATGAAATTGCACATAAAATTCGTTCTGAATATGTCATAAGCGTTACAGGAAAAGTAGTAGAGCGAGCACCTGAGACAATCAACAAAGAGTTGACGACTGGATGCTGGGAATTGCTTGTTGATGATCTTGAAATTTTGAACACTGCAAAAATGCTACCGTTTTCCATTGAAGGTACTGACGTTATTGATGAAGAATTACGTTTGAAATATCGGTATCTTGATTTGCGTCGTCCTGAAATGCACAAAAATTTTGCGTTGAGGCATAAAGTTATTTATGCAATGCGTGAATTTTTGAATAAAGAAGCATTTTATGAAATTGAAACTCCTATTTTGACAAAAAATACGCCCGAAGGAGCACGAGAATTTTTAGTACCATCGAGAATCCATCAGGGATCTTTTTATGCATTGCCGCAGTCCCCACAGTTGTATAAACAAATTTTAATGTGTGGTGGTATGGAAAGATATTTCCAAGTTGCTCGTTGTTTTAGGGATGAGGATTTGCGCGCAGATCGTCAGCCAGAATTTACGCAGCTTGATATTGAAATGTCATTCATTCAAGAAAAAGATATTCAGAGCTTGATCGAACGATTACTGAAATATGTATTTTCTACTGTTCTTGGGAAAGATTTGCACATACCATTTAAGCGCTTAACATACGATGAAGCATTTTCATCGTACGGTTCAGATAAACCTGATTTGCGCTATGGTTTAAAAATTACCGATTTTACGGATGTTTTTGCTGATACAGAACTAAAATTTTTGCGTGATGTGATCAGTAGAGGCGAAAAGATTGGCGGTATTGCTGTTACTGGTCATACGTTTACGCATTCTGAACTCAATCGCTGGGTAGACAAAGCACAAAAATTAGGGGCAAAAGGATTATTGTGGATAGATCTAGAAAGTCCTGATGCAATTAGTTCGCCTGTAGCAAAATTTTTACCAAAAGATTTTTTTGCACGAGCAGTAAGTGCGTGTGAAGGAATCACTAATGGAAGTATACTGTTTATTGTAGCTGGCGAATATGAAGTCGCGTGGGAAATTTTAGGGCGCTTACGACAGGAACTTGCAAAAGAGCTTAACATTATTCCACAAGATGAATTTAATTTTTCATGGGTTACTGATTTTCCGTTGCTTGAGTATGATAAAAAAGATAAAACGTGGAATGCAAAACATCATCCATTTACCTCACCAAGTCCTGGTTGGGAAAACAAAGATCTTGCAGCAATTACCGCACGCGCATACGATGTTGTGTTGAATGGTATTGAACTTGGTGGTGGATCAATACGTATTCATGATCGCGCAGTGCAAGAAAAAGTGTTTAACCTTCTTGGTTTAAGCAAGGAAGAAGTTGAATCAAAATTTGGATTCTTGCTTGAAGCACAAGAATTTGGATTTCCTCCACATGGAGGTATTGCACTTGGTCTTGATCGTTTTATTATGTTGCTAACACATTCAATATCTATTCGTGAAGTAATTGCATTTCCAAAAACTGCGCGTGGTTGTGATCCTATGATGGAATCACCAACACCAGCAGAAAATAAGCAATTGAAAGATTATGGGCTACAGCTGTTGCCTACAAAAAAAGAATAATGCAAAAAAACACTTGGTAAATGCCAAGTGTTTTTTTTTATCTTGTAAAAAAGGAGTTAAAAAAATGAAAATACAAGATATTCACGCACGTGAAATTTATGATTCTCGAGGAATCCCTACTGTTGAATGTGATCTTTTTTTAAGTGATGGAATGATGGTTACATCATCTGTACCTTCTGGTATTTCGTGCGGTATGTACGAAGCCGTCGAATTACGTGATGGTGGTGATCGGTTGATGGGGCTTGGTGTTCAAAAAGCTGTTTCGACAATTGAAGATATCATAGCACCAATGTTAGTCGATAGGGTTCCAGATCTTATTACTTTTGATCTTGAATTGTTAGACCTTGATCAAACAATCAATAAATCTCATCTTGGAGCAAATGCTTTGTTAGTGATAAGTATTGCTGTGTGTAGAGCGCAAGCGTATGTAGAAGATCTTGAACTATACGAGTTTATTGCGTATGTTTCCAATTATCCCTCTGTTGCATTACCATGTCCAATGTTCAATATGCTCGGAGGTGGATTGCATGCAGACAATAATTTTCCTATTCAAGAACTACTTATTGTGCCAACAAAAGAACTTTCGTTCCACGAAGCTATGGAAACAGGTATTACTGTTTTTCATACATTAAAAAAGATTCTGAAATCTAAGAATAAGATAACTGCTATTGGCTACGAAGGAGGATTTGTTCCTCCTTTTAAAGATGCATTTGAAGCGCTTGATATACTCATGGAAGCGATTGATCAATCTGGCAGAGGTAGCAATGTTATGATATCACTCGATGTTGCAGCTTCTCATTTATATAATCATGAAACAGGGTTGTACAAGTGGTTTGGGAGTGAAATAGCGGCACCTGAACTCGTAGAATGGTACAATTCACTCATTTCTCGTTATCC is part of the Candidatus Babeliales bacterium genome and harbors:
- the aspS gene encoding aspartate--tRNA ligase → MLSERTTGCGLVNEQFLNKNISLSGWVHRRRDHGGLIFIDLRDRSGLMQLVVNTENSKKVHEIAHKIRSEYVISVTGKVVERAPETINKELTTGCWELLVDDLEILNTAKMLPFSIEGTDVIDEELRLKYRYLDLRRPEMHKNFALRHKVIYAMREFLNKEAFYEIETPILTKNTPEGAREFLVPSRIHQGSFYALPQSPQLYKQILMCGGMERYFQVARCFRDEDLRADRQPEFTQLDIEMSFIQEKDIQSLIERLLKYVFSTVLGKDLHIPFKRLTYDEAFSSYGSDKPDLRYGLKITDFTDVFADTELKFLRDVISRGEKIGGIAVTGHTFTHSELNRWVDKAQKLGAKGLLWIDLESPDAISSPVAKFLPKDFFARAVSACEGITNGSILFIVAGEYEVAWEILGRLRQELAKELNIIPQDEFNFSWVTDFPLLEYDKKDKTWNAKHHPFTSPSPGWENKDLAAITARAYDVVLNGIELGGGSIRIHDRAVQEKVFNLLGLSKEEVESKFGFLLEAQEFGFPPHGGIALGLDRFIMLLTHSISIREVIAFPKTARGCDPMMESPTPAENKQLKDYGLQLLPTKKE
- the eno gene encoding phosphopyruvate hydratase; the encoded protein is MKIQDIHAREIYDSRGIPTVECDLFLSDGMMVTSSVPSGISCGMYEAVELRDGGDRLMGLGVQKAVSTIEDIIAPMLVDRVPDLITFDLELLDLDQTINKSHLGANALLVISIAVCRAQAYVEDLELYEFIAYVSNYPSVALPCPMFNMLGGGLHADNNFPIQELLIVPTKELSFHEAMETGITVFHTLKKILKSKNKITAIGYEGGFVPPFKDAFEALDILMEAIDQSGRGSNVMISLDVAASHLYNHETGLYKWFGSEIAAPELVEWYNSLISRYPIYSIEDGLGQTDWHGWHEMKRKIGSRVKLIGDDLFVTDPQRIWNGIENDCATSVLIKPNQIGTVTETLQAVALCKDNDWDVVVSHRSGETNDSFIADLAVGVSAVNIKAGGCSRGERMAKYNRLLSIEEELLGAY